One Candidatus Binataceae bacterium DNA segment encodes these proteins:
- a CDS encoding DsbA family protein encodes MQKLVDVKFYYAYTSPVSYLAKDPAYALELSHHVRLRYIPYGVDIRRVYGDVLTRSERDRRKLRYLYFDARRMARERGAVIYPPKRIFSARPAFYGGFCADDQGLFRPFSDRVYQRFWKSELEVENPDALAAILEEVGADSAIFRRWIEDEESEAKPRLKRCFAEAAADHVFGVPTFVVDGEIFWGYDRMPWLVRKLDAMELRR; translated from the coding sequence GTGCAAAAGCTCGTCGACGTAAAATTCTACTATGCGTACACGAGTCCGGTCTCCTATCTAGCCAAGGATCCGGCCTACGCGCTCGAACTCTCGCATCACGTGCGCCTGCGCTACATCCCGTACGGCGTCGATATCAGGCGCGTTTACGGCGACGTGCTGACGCGGAGCGAACGCGACCGGCGCAAGCTGCGCTATCTCTACTTCGACGCGCGGCGGATGGCGCGCGAGCGCGGCGCGGTAATTTATCCGCCCAAGAGGATTTTCAGCGCCCGGCCCGCCTTTTACGGCGGCTTCTGCGCCGACGACCAGGGGCTGTTCCGCCCCTTTTCCGACCGCGTGTACCAGCGCTTCTGGAAGAGCGAGCTCGAGGTCGAAAATCCCGATGCGCTGGCGGCGATTCTCGAGGAGGTCGGAGCCGACAGCGCGATCTTCCGCCGCTGGATCGAAGACGAGGAAAGCGAAGCCAAGCCGCGGCTCAAGCGATGCTTCGCCGAGGCCGCCGCGGACCACGTCTTCGGCGTACCCACCTTCGTTGTCGACGGCGAGATCTTCTGGGGCTATGACCGGATGCCGTGGCTGGTCAGGAAGCTGGACGCGATGGAACTGCGCCGCTGA
- a CDS encoding glutamate synthase subunit beta, with translation MGKITGFMEIKRETPARRPVSERLHDWREYDLKVPEDKLRAQGARCMDCGIPFCHKGCPLGNIIPDFNDLVYRGRWQDAIERLHSTNNFPEFTGRVCPAPCEEACVLNINNDPVTIKLIERNIIDHAWAQGWVTPLPPARKTGKRVAVVGSGPSGLACAQQLARAGHDVTLYERSDRVGGLLMYGIPDFKLEKRFVHRRTEQMRAEGVNIVTNCRVGFDIHADELRAQNDAIVLTMGATKPRDLPIPGRELKGVHFAMEFLPQQNRRNAGDTIDPAVAISATGKKVVILGGGDTGSDCLGTSNRQGASLVYQYELLPMPPERRTASMPWPDWPMILRTSTSHEEGVVRDWSINTRRFIGENGVLKALEGVKLQWKQENGRMVMEEVPDSNFLIECELVLLALGFLGPEPDGIISQLGLKLDPRSNVLCENYMSSLPGVFAAGDTRRGQSLVVWAIWEGRECARAVDTWLMGESFLQASPEL, from the coding sequence ATGGGCAAGATAACGGGATTCATGGAGATCAAGCGCGAAACGCCGGCGCGGCGCCCGGTGAGCGAGCGCTTGCACGACTGGCGCGAATACGATCTCAAGGTGCCCGAGGACAAGTTGCGCGCGCAGGGCGCGCGCTGCATGGATTGCGGCATCCCCTTTTGCCACAAGGGCTGCCCGCTCGGCAATATCATCCCGGACTTTAACGACCTCGTGTATCGCGGGCGCTGGCAGGACGCGATCGAGCGCCTGCATTCGACCAACAATTTCCCCGAATTCACCGGACGCGTCTGCCCCGCGCCCTGCGAAGAGGCGTGCGTCCTCAACATCAACAACGACCCGGTCACGATCAAGCTGATCGAACGGAACATCATCGATCACGCGTGGGCCCAAGGATGGGTCACGCCGCTCCCGCCCGCGCGCAAGACCGGCAAGCGTGTCGCCGTTGTCGGATCGGGACCGTCGGGCCTCGCCTGCGCCCAGCAACTGGCGCGCGCCGGCCATGACGTGACGCTCTACGAGCGCTCCGACCGCGTCGGCGGGCTCCTGATGTACGGGATTCCGGATTTCAAGCTCGAGAAGCGCTTCGTTCATCGGCGGACCGAGCAGATGCGGGCCGAGGGCGTCAATATCGTCACCAACTGCCGCGTCGGCTTCGACATCCATGCCGACGAGCTGCGCGCGCAGAACGACGCGATTGTACTGACGATGGGCGCGACCAAGCCGCGCGACCTTCCGATTCCGGGCCGGGAGTTGAAGGGCGTGCATTTCGCGATGGAATTTCTGCCGCAACAGAACCGCCGCAACGCCGGCGACACCATCGACCCCGCGGTTGCAATCAGCGCCACGGGAAAAAAGGTCGTGATCTTGGGTGGGGGCGACACCGGGTCGGATTGCCTCGGCACTTCGAATCGCCAGGGCGCAAGCCTGGTTTACCAGTACGAGCTGCTGCCGATGCCGCCCGAGCGGCGCACCGCGTCGATGCCGTGGCCGGACTGGCCGATGATCCTGCGGACTTCGACCTCGCACGAGGAAGGCGTGGTGCGCGACTGGAGCATCAACACCAGGCGCTTCATCGGCGAAAACGGCGTGCTCAAGGCGCTTGAAGGGGTCAAGCTCCAGTGGAAGCAGGAAAACGGCCGCATGGTGATGGAAGAAGTGCCGGACAGCAACTTCCTCATCGAGTGCGAGCTGGTGCTGCTCGCGCTGGGCTTCCTGGGGCCGGAGCCGGACGGCATCATCTCGCAGCTCGGACTTAAGCTCGACCCGCGCAGCAACGTGCTCTGCGAAAACTACATGTCGAGCCTGCCGGGAGTATTCGCGGCGGGCGATACGCGGCGCGGACAATCGCTCGTGGTGTGGGCTATTTGGGAAGGCCGCGAGTGTGCGCGCGCGGTCGATACGTGGCTGATGGGCGAGAGCTTCCTGCAAGCGAGCCCCGAGTTATAG
- the gltB gene encoding glutamate synthase large subunit — protein sequence MHQHRGIPPRQGLYDPAHEHDACGVGFVVNIKGVRSHDILQKGLQVLDNLTHRGACGCDPRTGDGAGVLLQIPHEFFAREADKLGFALPAPGEYGVGQVFLPLDPERRQAAEAVVERVVAEEGQRLLGWRTVPVVESACGDVARLGLPMVRQVFIARGNGIADAEALERKLYVIRKAIAGASGSVGLQEGELFYFCSLSAATVIYKGQLISTQIPEFYPDLRDPEIKTALAMVHQRFSTNTFPSWDRAHPYRFLCHNGEINTLRGNINWMAARQGQFASPLFGDDMAKLLPIIEPTGSDSAMFDNCLELLVRTGRSLPHAVMMMIPEAWQNDELMSAGKRAFYEYHSSLMEPWDGPASIAFTDGRRIGAVLDRNGLRPSRYLVTKDGLVVMASEAGVLDIPPAQVERKGRLQPGRMFFIDTVEGRIVEDEEIKASISARKPYRQWLDENLTDLDELPEPPNAPPISSFEAEDLPKQQQAFGYTTEELKMILAPMAVNGQEPVGSMGTDTPLAVLSDKSPLLFNYFKQLFAQVTNPPIDPIREELVTSAITTIGSEQNLFEETPAHCRQLKLARPVITNVELEKIKRLNKPGLRTATLSTLYRVADGEAGLRGALERLCRGASEAIAGGAAILVLSDRGVDREHAPIPSLLATGAVHHHLIREGTRTRAGLVVESGEPREAQHFCLLVGYGAGAVNPYLAYATMAEMIDDGVLKEVDEEAAVEHFNKSVVKSLIKVASKMGISTVQSYRGAQIFEAIGLSQDVIDRYFTWTASRVGGVGLEAIARETANRHHRAFDIMPNLDHQLEAGGQYQWRRRGEHHMYNPNTIAKLQHAVRSGNYKMFKEYTRLVDDHSRNLATLRSLLKFKFERPPVPIEEVEPASAIVKRFKTGAMSFGSIGKEAHENLAIAMNRIGGKSNTGEGGEDPARFVRDPNGDWRRSAIKQVASARFGVTSWYLVNADELQIKMAQGAKPGEGGQLPGHKVDDFIAKIRYSTPGVGLISPPPHHDIYSIEDLAQLIHDLKNSNRRARVSVKLVAEVGVGTVAAGVAKAKADVVLISGHDGGTGASPLTSIKHAGAPWELGLAETQQILVMNGLRGRIHVETDGQLKTGRDVTIAALLGAEEYGFASAALVASGCIMMRVCHLNTCPVGVATQDPELRKKFEGKPEHVVNLMMFIAEEMREYMAQLGFRSVAEMVGHVECLDANEAIQHWKARNIDLSRILHRPPVGPDEPLHCVEKQDHGIEHALDQQLLELSADALEHRKPVEINLPIRNVNRTVGTILSSEVSRRFGEDGLPPYTIKINLKGSAGQSFGAWLAPGVALHLEGDANDYCGKGLSGGFITVRPPREATFTAENNIIIGNVALYGATAGEAFFSGVAGERFAVRNSGATAVVEGVGDHGCEYMTRGTVVVLGRTGRNFAAGMSGGTAYVLDEDASFSTRCNTGMVELGPLDNADERKRVHALIVRHHQYTGSKLAERILADWDGYAAKFVRVMPTEYRAVLERQHLGTSNDMARLAAV from the coding sequence ATGCATCAACATCGCGGCATTCCCCCCCGCCAGGGCCTCTATGATCCAGCGCACGAGCACGACGCCTGCGGCGTCGGTTTCGTGGTCAACATCAAGGGCGTGCGCTCCCACGATATCCTGCAGAAAGGGCTCCAGGTGCTCGACAACCTGACCCATCGCGGAGCCTGCGGATGCGACCCGCGCACCGGCGATGGCGCCGGCGTGCTGCTGCAGATTCCGCACGAATTTTTCGCACGCGAAGCGGACAAGCTGGGCTTTGCACTGCCGGCGCCGGGCGAGTACGGCGTTGGCCAGGTCTTTCTGCCGCTGGATCCCGAGCGGCGGCAGGCGGCCGAGGCGGTGGTGGAGCGGGTGGTCGCCGAGGAGGGTCAGCGGCTGCTTGGATGGCGGACGGTCCCGGTGGTGGAAAGCGCGTGCGGCGACGTGGCGCGGCTGGGGCTGCCGATGGTGCGCCAGGTATTTATCGCCCGCGGCAACGGCATCGCCGACGCCGAGGCGCTCGAGCGCAAGCTCTACGTCATCCGCAAGGCGATCGCGGGCGCAAGCGGCTCGGTCGGTCTTCAGGAAGGCGAGCTGTTTTACTTCTGCAGCCTTTCGGCGGCGACCGTGATTTACAAAGGCCAGTTGATCTCGACCCAGATTCCGGAGTTCTATCCCGACCTGCGCGACCCCGAAATCAAGACCGCGCTTGCGATGGTCCATCAGAGGTTTTCGACCAATACCTTTCCGAGCTGGGATCGCGCCCATCCGTACCGCTTCCTGTGCCACAACGGCGAAATCAACACGCTGCGGGGCAATATCAACTGGATGGCGGCGCGGCAGGGCCAGTTCGCCTCGCCGCTGTTCGGCGATGACATGGCCAAGCTGCTGCCGATCATCGAGCCGACGGGCAGCGACTCGGCCATGTTCGACAACTGCCTCGAGCTGCTGGTGCGCACCGGGCGCTCGCTGCCGCACGCGGTAATGATGATGATTCCGGAGGCGTGGCAGAACGACGAACTGATGAGCGCGGGCAAGCGCGCGTTCTACGAATACCATTCGAGCCTGATGGAGCCGTGGGACGGACCAGCCTCGATCGCATTCACCGACGGACGGCGCATCGGCGCCGTGCTCGACCGCAACGGGCTCCGGCCGTCGCGCTACCTGGTGACCAAGGACGGGCTGGTCGTGATGGCTTCCGAAGCCGGCGTGCTCGACATCCCGCCCGCGCAGGTCGAGCGCAAGGGCCGCCTGCAGCCGGGCCGCATGTTCTTCATCGATACGGTCGAGGGCCGCATCGTCGAGGACGAGGAGATCAAGGCCTCGATCTCGGCGCGCAAACCGTACCGGCAATGGCTCGACGAAAACCTGACCGATCTCGACGAGCTTCCCGAGCCGCCCAACGCGCCGCCGATCTCGAGCTTCGAGGCAGAGGACCTGCCCAAGCAGCAGCAGGCCTTCGGTTACACGACCGAAGAGCTGAAAATGATCCTGGCGCCGATGGCGGTCAACGGTCAGGAGCCGGTGGGTTCGATGGGCACCGACACGCCGCTCGCGGTGCTGTCGGACAAGTCGCCGCTGCTCTTCAACTACTTCAAACAGCTATTCGCCCAGGTCACCAATCCGCCGATCGATCCGATCCGCGAGGAACTGGTGACCTCCGCCATCACCACGATCGGCTCGGAGCAGAACCTGTTCGAGGAAACGCCGGCGCACTGCCGCCAGCTCAAACTGGCGCGGCCGGTAATCACCAACGTCGAGCTGGAAAAGATCAAGCGCCTCAACAAACCCGGCCTGCGCACGGCTACGCTGTCAACGCTGTACCGCGTCGCCGACGGCGAGGCCGGATTGCGCGGCGCGCTCGAGCGCCTCTGTCGCGGCGCCTCTGAAGCGATCGCCGGCGGCGCAGCGATCCTCGTGCTCTCCGACCGCGGAGTGGACCGCGAGCACGCACCGATACCCAGTTTGCTCGCGACCGGCGCCGTGCATCACCACCTGATCCGCGAAGGCACGCGCACGCGCGCGGGCCTGGTGGTCGAATCGGGCGAGCCGCGCGAGGCGCAACACTTCTGCCTGCTGGTCGGCTATGGCGCGGGCGCGGTCAACCCTTATCTCGCGTACGCCACGATGGCCGAGATGATCGACGATGGCGTCCTCAAGGAGGTCGACGAAGAGGCCGCGGTCGAGCACTTCAACAAGTCGGTGGTGAAGAGCCTGATCAAGGTCGCCTCCAAGATGGGCATCTCGACCGTGCAGAGCTATCGCGGGGCGCAAATTTTCGAGGCCATCGGGCTAAGCCAGGACGTGATCGACCGCTACTTCACCTGGACCGCGTCGCGCGTGGGCGGCGTGGGGCTCGAGGCGATCGCGCGCGAGACCGCCAATCGCCATCACCGCGCCTTCGACATCATGCCCAACCTCGACCATCAGCTCGAAGCGGGCGGGCAATACCAGTGGCGCCGACGCGGCGAGCATCACATGTACAACCCGAACACCATCGCCAAGCTCCAGCACGCGGTGCGCTCGGGCAACTACAAGATGTTCAAGGAGTACACGCGCCTGGTCGACGATCACAGCCGCAACCTGGCGACGCTGCGCAGCCTGCTCAAGTTCAAGTTCGAGCGCCCGCCGGTGCCGATCGAGGAGGTCGAGCCGGCCTCCGCGATCGTCAAGCGCTTCAAGACGGGCGCGATGTCGTTCGGGTCGATCGGCAAGGAGGCGCACGAGAACCTGGCGATCGCGATGAACCGGATCGGCGGCAAGTCCAACACCGGCGAGGGCGGCGAGGACCCGGCGCGTTTCGTGCGCGACCCCAACGGCGATTGGCGGCGCAGCGCAATCAAGCAGGTCGCCTCGGCGCGCTTCGGCGTGACCAGCTGGTACCTGGTCAACGCCGACGAGCTGCAGATCAAGATGGCGCAGGGCGCGAAGCCCGGCGAGGGCGGCCAGCTACCCGGCCACAAGGTCGACGATTTCATCGCCAAAATTCGCTACTCGACGCCCGGCGTCGGCCTCATCTCGCCACCGCCCCATCACGACATCTATTCGATCGAGGACCTGGCGCAGCTCATACACGACCTCAAGAACTCCAACCGCCGCGCGCGCGTCAGCGTCAAGCTGGTAGCCGAAGTCGGCGTCGGGACGGTCGCGGCCGGCGTCGCTAAGGCCAAGGCCGACGTGGTGCTGATCAGCGGACACGACGGCGGCACCGGCGCTTCGCCGCTCACTTCGATCAAGCATGCGGGCGCGCCGTGGGAGCTCGGGCTCGCCGAAACCCAGCAGATCCTGGTGATGAACGGTCTGCGCGGGCGCATCCACGTCGAGACCGACGGCCAGCTCAAGACCGGGCGCGACGTGACGATCGCGGCGCTGCTCGGCGCCGAGGAGTACGGCTTCGCCAGCGCCGCGCTGGTGGCCTCGGGCTGCATCATGATGCGCGTGTGCCATCTCAACACCTGCCCGGTCGGCGTCGCGACGCAGGATCCCGAACTGCGCAAGAAGTTCGAGGGCAAGCCCGAGCACGTGGTGAACCTGATGATGTTCATCGCGGAGGAAATGCGCGAATACATGGCGCAGTTGGGCTTCCGCAGCGTGGCCGAGATGGTCGGGCATGTCGAATGCCTCGACGCCAACGAGGCGATCCAGCACTGGAAGGCGCGCAACATCGACTTAAGCCGCATCCTGCACCGTCCGCCGGTCGGCCCCGACGAGCCGCTGCATTGCGTCGAGAAGCAGGACCACGGCATCGAGCATGCGCTCGATCAGCAGTTGCTCGAGCTCAGCGCGGACGCGCTCGAACATCGCAAGCCGGTCGAGATCAACTTGCCGATCCGCAACGTCAATCGCACCGTCGGCACGATTCTCTCCTCCGAGGTCTCGCGCCGCTTCGGCGAGGACGGTTTGCCGCCCTACACGATCAAGATCAACCTGAAGGGCTCGGCGGGACAGAGCTTCGGCGCATGGCTCGCTCCGGGCGTGGCGCTCCATCTCGAGGGCGACGCCAACGACTACTGCGGCAAAGGGCTTTCCGGCGGCTTCATCACGGTACGGCCGCCGCGCGAGGCCACCTTCACCGCCGAGAACAACATCATCATCGGCAACGTCGCGCTCTACGGCGCAACCGCCGGCGAGGCGTTTTTCTCCGGCGTCGCCGGTGAGCGCTTCGCCGTACGCAACAGCGGAGCGACGGCGGTCGTCGAAGGCGTCGGCGATCACGGATGCGAGTACATGACGCGCGGCACCGTGGTCGTGCTGGGGCGCACCGGGCGCAACTTCGCCGCCGGGATGAGCGGCGGAACCGCCTACGTGCTCGACGAGGACGCGAGCTTCAGCACGCGCTGCAACACCGGAATGGTGGAGTTGGGACCGCTCGACAACGCCGACGAGCGAAAGCGCGTGCATGCGCTGATCGTGCGGCACCATCAATACACCGGAAGCAAACTCGCTGAGCGTATCCTCGCCGATTGGGACGGATACGCCGCGAAGTTCGTCAGGGTGATGCCGACCGAGTACCGCGCGGTGCTGGAGCGCCAGCATCTCGGAACGAGCAACGACATGGCGCGTCTGGCCGCGGTATAG
- a CDS encoding Lrp/AsnC family transcriptional regulator, protein MKSGGEAPDLDAIDLQILSILQDHGRIAHVKLGEQVGLSAPSVIERVKKLEDGGIILGYHAAVDAKLLGKDVTAFIGVSIAHPKTISLFEETIELIDDVLECHHITGEHTLLLKIKTANTSTLEELIRAIRLIEGVTRTETMVVLSTHTERTQITVAAEEAGDPGNGRRHRHGVAKNGLGDSKRT, encoded by the coding sequence ATGAAATCAGGCGGGGAAGCTCCCGACCTCGACGCTATCGATCTCCAGATCCTGTCAATTCTTCAGGATCACGGGAGAATCGCACACGTCAAGCTCGGCGAGCAGGTGGGGTTGTCGGCGCCTTCGGTCATCGAGCGCGTAAAGAAGCTCGAAGACGGCGGAATCATCCTGGGCTATCACGCGGCGGTGGACGCCAAGCTCCTGGGTAAGGATGTTACCGCCTTCATCGGCGTCTCGATCGCTCATCCGAAGACAATCAGCCTGTTCGAGGAGACCATCGAGCTTATCGACGACGTCCTCGAGTGTCATCACATCACCGGCGAGCACACGCTGCTGCTCAAGATAAAGACCGCAAACACCTCGACGCTCGAGGAGCTCATCCGCGCCATCCGGCTGATCGAGGGCGTGACGCGCACCGAGACGATGGTGGTGCTTTCGACCCATACCGAACGCACGCAGATAACGGTCGCCGCCGAAGAGGCGGGCGACCCGGGAAACGGCCGGCGCCATCGCCATGGCGTGGCCAAAAACGGGTTGGGAGATTCGAAAAGGACGTAG
- a CDS encoding alpha/beta hydrolase, which translates to MAESCIDVAHNLSALVCDPIFYGAGVPKGDGRPVLLIPGFFAGDWSLSVLSRWLSRVGYRPYLSGIDWNVGCPDEKSERLGWRIARITDECGMPAVVIGHSLGGVLARALAVKYPARVHHVVTLGSPSQISWSAVRARYRPAIRGFQALWQAFNNRPAQCGTDQCECHFGVAVSSRFPRGVKLSSFYTRTDEVVDWRACVHPEGDNYEVRGGHASMAVNREVYRLLGVILAAGRPEFSSATSATSAPAGV; encoded by the coding sequence ATGGCCGAGTCCTGTATCGACGTTGCCCATAATCTATCCGCCCTTGTCTGTGATCCCATCTTCTATGGCGCCGGCGTACCGAAAGGCGACGGCCGGCCGGTCCTGTTGATCCCAGGGTTTTTCGCCGGCGATTGGTCGCTCTCGGTGCTTTCGCGATGGTTGTCGCGAGTCGGTTACCGTCCGTATCTGTCGGGAATCGACTGGAACGTCGGATGTCCCGACGAAAAGTCGGAACGGCTCGGATGGCGCATCGCGCGAATCACGGATGAATGCGGAATGCCCGCGGTGGTAATCGGGCACAGCCTCGGCGGCGTGCTGGCGCGCGCGCTCGCGGTCAAATATCCCGCGCGGGTGCATCACGTGGTGACGCTCGGATCACCGTCGCAGATCTCGTGGAGTGCGGTGCGCGCGCGCTATCGGCCGGCGATCCGAGGCTTCCAGGCATTGTGGCAAGCGTTCAACAACCGTCCAGCGCAATGCGGAACGGACCAATGCGAGTGTCACTTCGGAGTCGCCGTCAGTTCGCGGTTTCCGCGCGGAGTGAAACTCAGTTCGTTCTACACGCGCACCGACGAGGTTGTTGACTGGCGCGCGTGCGTCCATCCCGAGGGCGACAACTACGAGGTCCGCGGAGGCCACGCCAGCATGGCCGTGAACCGCGAGGTCTACCGCCTGCTCGGCGTTATCCTGGCTGCGGGAAGGCCCGAGTTCAGTTCCGCCACGTCCGCGACCTCCGCGCCGGCGGGAGTCTAG
- a CDS encoding serine/threonine-protein kinase yields MREVSAGEKLDQYDLTELIARSGMASIFKAHDRLSGDTVAIKVPYLQFESDVVFYRRFQREEEIGRRLDHPNVIKVLAPRHRSRMYIVMEYIEGVSLRAIMREQQPLAAERALEFARQICEAMVYMHRNGIIHRDLKPENALITADGKLKLMDFGIALDESARRLTWSGLRTTLGTPDYMAPEQVSGRHGDARTDVYALGTILFEMVTGNLPFSGDSVYAMMRAKANEDPQPPSAFVPEIDPHLEEVVLHAIERSPRNRYQSTAEMLADLKDPANVPVTGRAKRLRPRSPHVKRVRRAILMGMFFSSLAAIFALLVWMANHYPGAPRAQSGNKSHLDVK; encoded by the coding sequence ATGCGCGAGGTAAGCGCGGGTGAGAAGCTCGACCAGTACGACCTCACCGAACTCATCGCGCGCAGCGGCATGGCGTCGATCTTCAAGGCTCACGATCGTCTGAGTGGCGACACGGTCGCGATCAAGGTTCCTTACCTGCAGTTCGAAAGCGACGTGGTTTTCTACCGCCGCTTCCAACGCGAGGAGGAGATCGGCCGCCGCCTCGACCATCCCAACGTCATCAAGGTGCTGGCCCCGCGGCACCGCAGCCGGATGTACATCGTGATGGAGTACATCGAGGGCGTCTCACTGCGGGCGATCATGCGCGAGCAGCAGCCACTGGCGGCGGAACGCGCGCTCGAATTTGCCCGCCAGATTTGCGAGGCGATGGTTTACATGCACCGCAACGGCATCATTCATCGCGACCTCAAGCCCGAAAACGCGCTGATCACCGCCGACGGCAAGCTCAAGCTGATGGACTTTGGGATCGCGCTCGACGAGTCGGCGCGCCGGCTCACCTGGTCGGGACTCAGGACCACCCTCGGCACACCCGACTACATGGCGCCCGAACAGGTCAGCGGACGCCACGGCGATGCTCGCACGGACGTCTATGCGCTGGGCACGATACTGTTCGAGATGGTCACCGGGAACCTGCCGTTTTCAGGCGACAGCGTTTACGCGATGATGCGGGCGAAGGCGAACGAGGATCCGCAGCCGCCGAGCGCCTTCGTGCCCGAGATCGACCCCCATCTCGAGGAAGTTGTCCTGCACGCGATCGAACGCTCGCCGCGCAACCGCTACCAGAGCACCGCCGAGATGCTCGCGGACCTGAAAGATCCGGCGAACGTGCCGGTCACCGGCCGCGCGAAGCGGCTCCGTCCGCGAAGCCCGCACGTCAAGCGCGTGCGGCGCGCAATTCTGATGGGAATGTTCTTCAGCTCGCTCGCAGCCATTTTTGCTCTGCTGGTGTGGATGGCCAATCATTATCCGGGCGCGCCGCGGGCTCAATCCGGCAACAAGTCACATCTGGATGTCAAATGA
- a CDS encoding protein phosphatase 2C domain-containing protein — MSDRSGPDPVSRPGSPDSVPRSFDLAVLSDAGDRPDNQDACGCFIEEPQAAVFVVADGVGGYAGGEVASRMAVEITLEAYRESPCEWGAALRLHRAVQRANIEIHQRATAVSALRLMGTTLTAAAVENGRLCAAHVGDCRVYLARRGRIRQMTRDHTVVAESVRMGLMKAADARNHSERSMLSRSLGRELIVSVGRFSMPLLRGDRVLLCSDGLYNVLEERELRRLMRAGGAAATCRALITAAKARGSEDNVTAAVFAMNGATPFEKGAGGAGLLARLRRILARTG, encoded by the coding sequence ATGTCCGATCGGAGCGGGCCGGACCCGGTGAGCCGTCCGGGCTCTCCGGACTCGGTGCCGCGGAGTTTCGACCTCGCGGTGCTTTCCGATGCCGGCGACCGGCCCGACAATCAGGATGCTTGCGGCTGCTTCATCGAAGAGCCGCAGGCCGCGGTGTTCGTGGTCGCCGACGGTGTCGGCGGATACGCGGGCGGCGAGGTCGCGAGCCGTATGGCGGTCGAGATCACGCTCGAGGCCTATCGCGAAAGCCCGTGCGAATGGGGCGCGGCGCTCCGGCTCCATCGCGCCGTCCAGCGCGCCAACATCGAGATTCACCAGCGTGCGACCGCGGTGTCCGCGCTGCGCCTGATGGGCACGACGTTGACCGCGGCGGCGGTCGAGAACGGCCGGCTCTGCGCAGCGCACGTGGGCGATTGCCGCGTCTATCTCGCGCGCCGCGGGCGCATCCGGCAGATGACCCGGGACCATACCGTCGTAGCCGAAAGTGTGCGGATGGGCCTGATGAAAGCGGCGGACGCGCGCAATCATTCGGAGCGTTCGATGCTCAGCCGCTCGCTCGGCCGCGAGTTGATCGTGTCGGTGGGCCGCTTCTCGATGCCGCTGCTGCGGGGCGACCGCGTTCTGCTCTGCAGCGACGGGCTCTACAACGTGCTCGAAGAGCGCGAACTCCGGCGCCTGATGCGCGCGGGCGGCGCGGCCGCGACCTGCAGGGCGCTCATCACGGCGGCCAAGGCGCGCGGCAGCGAGGACAATGTAACCGCCGCGGTCTTTGCTATGAACGGCGCAACGCCATTTGAGAAAGGCGCCGGCGGCGCGGGCCTGCTTGCGCGGCTCAGGAGGATTCTTGCGCGGACGGGTTGA
- a CDS encoding DUF2934 domain-containing protein — protein sequence MATVRKGSGTTTRRRTRNAAKEGAAAIQKSNALDHTRAANGGSNGEVNIESIRVRAYEFFLARGGAHGDDLADWLSAEKELLGARKE from the coding sequence ATGGCTACGGTTAGAAAGGGGAGCGGAACAACTACGCGCCGACGGACCAGGAATGCAGCAAAAGAAGGCGCAGCAGCGATACAGAAATCCAACGCGCTGGACCACACGCGCGCGGCCAATGGCGGATCGAACGGCGAAGTGAACATCGAGAGCATACGGGTGCGCGCCTACGAATTCTTTCTCGCGCGCGGCGGCGCTCACGGCGACGATCTCGCCGATTGGCTGAGCGCCGAGAAGGAATTGCTCGGGGCGCGAAAGGAATGA